From Solwaraspora sp. WMMD1047, the proteins below share one genomic window:
- a CDS encoding histidine kinase, translating to MDTVSTRWLPARLDRHRGLLGDLALVVVGVLTVLFLGYTSAHVVATLLALLCAVLILAVRRQPLPTLLAATAVGALAITLGRPPDGLFVVAGLLTWSAALHSPRRRPWFYAFLVWGSLMVVGSAVHGTDWWNRDQFATITLIAGGAAVGDSIRMRRAYIAEVTERARQAELTREEEARRRVMDERLRIARELHDVVAHHIAVISVHAGAAGHVLRDQPDRVWPVLGHIRTAADTVLEEIKSVITVLRDPDERRSTEPAPGVERLPDLLAGLRNAGFAVRHRQHGAARPLPAVVDLAAYRVAQEALTNAHRYGDGGANLDLTYTADTVVVEVTNRTAGPGGHPPGSGLGLLGMRERATAAQGTITAGPAPGGIFRVRAELPTDDRAVDRLHPPGQSPPVDSPVGSGDG from the coding sequence ATGGACACGGTGAGCACCAGATGGCTGCCCGCGCGGCTCGACCGCCACCGTGGCCTGCTCGGCGACCTGGCGCTGGTGGTCGTCGGCGTCCTGACCGTGCTCTTCCTCGGCTACACCTCGGCGCACGTCGTGGCGACGCTGCTCGCTCTGCTCTGCGCCGTGCTGATCCTGGCGGTTCGCCGGCAGCCCCTGCCGACCCTGCTGGCGGCCACCGCCGTCGGCGCGCTCGCGATCACGCTGGGCCGGCCGCCGGACGGGCTGTTCGTGGTCGCCGGTCTGCTCACCTGGTCCGCCGCGCTGCACAGTCCGCGTCGCCGGCCCTGGTTCTACGCCTTCCTCGTGTGGGGCTCGCTGATGGTCGTCGGCTCGGCGGTGCACGGCACGGACTGGTGGAACCGGGACCAGTTCGCGACCATCACCCTCATCGCCGGCGGCGCCGCGGTGGGCGACTCGATCCGGATGCGCCGGGCGTACATCGCCGAGGTGACCGAACGGGCCCGGCAGGCGGAGCTGACCCGCGAGGAGGAGGCCCGCCGCCGGGTGATGGACGAACGGCTGCGCATCGCCCGCGAGCTGCACGACGTCGTCGCCCACCACATCGCGGTGATCAGCGTGCACGCCGGCGCCGCCGGCCATGTGCTGCGCGACCAGCCGGACCGGGTGTGGCCGGTGCTGGGGCACATCCGCACCGCCGCCGACACCGTGCTGGAGGAGATCAAGTCGGTGATCACGGTGTTGCGTGACCCGGACGAGCGCCGCAGCACCGAGCCGGCGCCCGGGGTGGAGCGGCTGCCGGACCTGCTGGCCGGGCTCCGCAACGCGGGCTTCGCCGTCCGGCACCGGCAGCACGGCGCGGCCCGGCCGCTGCCGGCGGTGGTGGACCTGGCCGCGTACCGGGTCGCGCAGGAGGCGTTGACGAACGCCCACCGGTACGGCGACGGGGGCGCCAACCTCGATCTCACGTACACCGCCGACACCGTCGTCGTCGAGGTCACCAACCGGACGGCCGGGCCCGGCGGCCACCCGCCCGGCTCCGGGTTGGGGCTGCTCGGCATGCGGGAACGCGCGACCGCCGCGCAGGGCACCATCACCGCCGGGCCGGCCCCCGGCGGGATTTTCCGGGTACGCGCCGAGCTGCCCACCGACGATCGGGCGGTCGACCGGCTCCATCCGCCCGGCCAGTCGCCGCCGGTGGATAGCCCCGTCGGGAGCGGCGATGGGTGA
- a CDS encoding response regulator transcription factor: MGDGDIRVLLADDQALIRAGFRMIIDAAPGMTVVGEAADGREAVALCHRAAVDVVLMDIRMPHLDGIEATRRIGADERLTGVRVLVLTTFDNDDNVIYALQAGASGFLGKNVAPGDLVAAIRVVAGGEALLSPRATSGLISRLIHHIPQPARQPPELALVTEREREILLLVAHGLSNQDIARRLHLSPLTVKTHINRTMIKLAARDRAQLVVFAYQHRLVRPGDALPDS; the protein is encoded by the coding sequence ATGGGTGACGGGGATATCCGGGTGCTCCTCGCCGACGACCAGGCCCTCATCCGCGCCGGCTTCCGGATGATCATCGACGCGGCGCCCGGGATGACGGTCGTCGGCGAGGCCGCCGACGGCCGGGAGGCCGTCGCGCTGTGCCACCGCGCCGCGGTGGACGTCGTGCTGATGGACATCCGGATGCCGCACCTCGACGGCATCGAGGCGACCCGCCGGATCGGCGCCGACGAGCGCCTCACCGGCGTACGGGTGCTGGTGTTGACCACCTTCGACAACGACGACAACGTGATCTACGCCCTGCAGGCCGGGGCGAGCGGCTTCCTGGGCAAGAACGTCGCGCCGGGCGATCTGGTCGCCGCCATCCGGGTGGTCGCCGGTGGGGAGGCGCTGCTCTCCCCGCGGGCCACCAGCGGGCTGATCAGCCGGCTGATCCACCACATTCCGCAACCCGCCCGGCAACCCCCGGAGCTGGCGCTGGTCACCGAGCGGGAACGGGAGATCCTGCTGCTTGTCGCGCACGGGCTGTCCAACCAGGACATCGCCCGCCGGCTGCATCTGTCGCCGCTGACCGTGAAGACCCACATCAACCGTACGATGATCAAGCTGGCCGCCCGCGACCGGGCGCAGCTGGTGGTCTTCGCCTACCAGCACCGCCTGGTCCGGCCCGGCGACGCCCTCCCCGACAGCTAA
- a CDS encoding anthrone oxygenase family protein, whose product MTAVGLRIAVLVAATVCTGLIAGLLAAFAYAVMPGLARTDDRTFVTAMARINESIINAWFAVIFGGALLFTIGGIPLHLRAENPAALFWNTAALVLYLVALVITGVVNVPLNNGLAGDEQTVDPATARRRFETRWVRWNIARAVAATAAVGCLGGALVQTTGG is encoded by the coding sequence GTGACCGCCGTCGGCCTGCGGATCGCCGTGCTGGTCGCGGCGACGGTCTGCACCGGCCTGATCGCCGGCCTGCTGGCCGCGTTCGCATACGCGGTGATGCCCGGCCTGGCCCGCACCGACGACCGCACCTTCGTCACCGCGATGGCCCGGATCAACGAGTCCATCATCAACGCCTGGTTCGCGGTCATCTTCGGCGGCGCGCTCCTCTTCACCATCGGCGGGATTCCACTGCACCTGCGGGCCGAGAACCCGGCCGCGCTGTTCTGGAACACGGCCGCGCTGGTTCTCTATCTGGTCGCCCTCGTCATCACCGGGGTGGTGAACGTGCCCCTGAACAACGGCCTGGCCGGCGACGAGCAGACGGTCGACCCGGCCACCGCCCGGCGCCGCTTCGAAACCCGCTGGGTGCGCTGGAACATCGCCCGGGCGGTGGCCGCCACCGCCGCGGTCGGCTGTCTGGGCGGCGCGCTGGTCCAGACCACCGGCGGTTAG
- a CDS encoding NmrA family transcriptional regulator gives MTSDNDTILVTAGTGKTGRRVAERLTARGLPVRIGSRAAEPPFDWSRPEGWPDVLRGVGSAYLVYYPDLAFPGAAKAVGEFTELAVAAGVRRLVLLSGRGEPENDPAEQAVRDCGAEWTIVRPSWFAQNFSEDFLVEPVRRGVLALPAVGVPEPFVDAEDIADVVTAALTGPGHAGQVYELTGPRLLTFADATAEIGRAAGREVRFEPVSPTRYAHVLADLGMPAEVAVPLTELFTRVLDGRNAHLADGVQRALGREPRDFAEYARRAAATGVWNPGESR, from the coding sequence ATGACATCTGACAACGACACCATCCTGGTCACCGCCGGCACCGGCAAGACCGGCCGCCGGGTTGCCGAGCGGCTCACCGCCCGCGGCCTGCCGGTCCGGATCGGCTCCCGCGCCGCCGAGCCACCGTTCGACTGGTCCCGGCCGGAGGGCTGGCCGGACGTGCTGCGTGGGGTCGGTTCGGCCTACCTCGTCTACTATCCCGACCTGGCGTTCCCTGGCGCGGCCAAGGCCGTCGGCGAGTTCACGGAGTTGGCGGTCGCCGCCGGGGTGCGCCGGCTGGTGCTGCTCTCCGGGCGGGGCGAGCCGGAGAACGACCCGGCCGAGCAGGCGGTACGCGACTGCGGCGCCGAATGGACAATCGTGCGGCCGAGCTGGTTCGCGCAGAACTTCAGCGAGGACTTCCTGGTCGAGCCGGTGCGCCGGGGCGTGCTGGCGCTGCCGGCGGTCGGCGTACCGGAGCCGTTCGTCGACGCCGAGGACATCGCCGACGTGGTGACCGCCGCCCTGACCGGGCCGGGCCACGCCGGCCAGGTCTACGAGCTGACCGGGCCGCGCCTGCTCACCTTCGCCGACGCGACCGCCGAGATCGGCCGGGCCGCCGGCCGCGAGGTGCGCTTCGAGCCGGTCAGCCCGACGCGGTACGCCCATGTGCTGGCCGACCTCGGCATGCCGGCCGAGGTGGCGGTGCCGCTGACCGAGCTGTTCACCCGGGTCCTCGACGGCCGCAACGCCCACCTGGCCGACGGCGTCCAACGGGCGCTCGGCCGGGAACCCCGGGACTTCGCCGAGTACGCCCGCCGCGCCGCCGCCACCGGGGTGTGGAACCCGGGGGAGTCGCGGTGA
- a CDS encoding AraC family transcriptional regulator, giving the protein MDPLTGLLDGPRARGAFLLRTVLDPPWSLRIRDRAPLSLMTMIRGTGWLVRDGEPPLRFAPGDVVIARGPDPYTVADEPGTAPQVIVEPGQRCTAPDGSELTLPTVLGVRTWGHRTDGETVLLTGTYQLDGEISGRLLGALPATLLVPDGPWNGTLVPLLNEEIVRDTPGQEVVLDRLLDLLLVAALRVWFAEAGAAAPGWYRALDDPVVGRALRGMQSDPAHPWTVATLAAHVGVSRAALARRFTDLVGEPPMAFLTGWRLDLAADLLTEPDATVGSVARKVGYGSGFALSAAFKRVRGTSPQQYRAAQVLAGAG; this is encoded by the coding sequence GTGGATCCGCTCACCGGGTTGCTCGACGGGCCGCGTGCCCGGGGCGCCTTCCTGCTCCGCACGGTGCTCGACCCGCCCTGGTCGCTGCGGATCCGGGACCGCGCGCCACTGTCGCTGATGACGATGATCCGGGGCACCGGTTGGTTGGTCCGCGACGGCGAACCACCGCTGCGGTTCGCCCCCGGCGACGTGGTGATCGCCCGGGGACCCGATCCGTACACGGTCGCCGACGAGCCGGGCACCGCACCGCAGGTGATCGTCGAGCCGGGGCAGCGCTGCACCGCGCCCGACGGCAGCGAGCTGACGCTGCCGACCGTGCTGGGGGTGCGCACCTGGGGACACCGGACGGACGGTGAGACGGTGCTGCTCACCGGCACCTACCAGCTCGACGGCGAGATCAGCGGCCGGCTGCTCGGCGCGCTGCCGGCCACCCTGCTGGTCCCGGACGGGCCGTGGAACGGCACCCTGGTTCCGCTGCTCAACGAGGAGATCGTGCGCGACACCCCCGGCCAGGAGGTGGTGCTGGACCGGCTGCTGGATCTGCTGCTGGTCGCGGCGCTGCGGGTCTGGTTCGCCGAGGCGGGCGCCGCGGCGCCGGGCTGGTACCGGGCGCTCGACGATCCGGTGGTGGGCCGGGCGCTGCGCGGCATGCAGAGCGACCCGGCCCACCCGTGGACGGTGGCCACGCTGGCCGCGCACGTCGGGGTCTCCCGGGCCGCGCTGGCCCGGCGCTTCACCGACCTGGTCGGGGAGCCGCCGATGGCGTTCCTGACCGGCTGGCGGCTCGACCTCGCCGCCGACCTGCTCACCGAGCCCGACGCGACGGTCGGGTCGGTGGCCCGCAAGGTCGGCTACGGCAGCGGGTTCGCCCTCAGCGCGGCCTTCAAGCGGGTCCGGGGCACCAGCCCGCAGCAGTACCGGGCCGCGCAGGTCCTGGCCGGGGCGGGGTGA
- a CDS encoding 5'-3' exonuclease, with protein sequence MTQSRPLLLVDAPSLYFRAYFGIPESAARAADGSPVNAVRGFLDMISTLIRNRRPDRLVCALDFDWRPAWRVALLPSYKLHRVAPEGGEVVPDTLSPQVPLILDLLAAVGIPAVGHDGYEADDVLGTLATREPAPVEVVSGDRDLFQLVDDARGVRLLYVGRGVAKLEDCDDAAVRARYGVPAAGYADFAALRGDPSDGLPGVAGVGDKTAARLVDRYGSLDAILAALDDPAAGFAPGLRGKLAAARDYLAVAPTVVRVARDVPLPPLRTELPTAPVDPDGLLALAEKWNLAGPCRRLVDALAG encoded by the coding sequence GTGACGCAGAGCCGACCCCTGCTCCTGGTGGACGCACCCAGCCTCTACTTCCGCGCCTACTTCGGCATTCCGGAGTCGGCGGCGAGGGCGGCCGACGGCAGCCCGGTCAACGCGGTCCGGGGCTTCCTCGACATGATCTCGACGCTGATCCGCAACCGGCGGCCCGACCGGCTGGTCTGCGCGCTGGACTTCGACTGGCGGCCGGCGTGGCGGGTGGCGCTGCTGCCGTCGTACAAGTTGCACCGGGTGGCCCCCGAGGGCGGCGAGGTGGTGCCGGACACGCTCAGCCCCCAGGTGCCGCTGATCCTGGATCTACTCGCGGCGGTCGGCATCCCGGCCGTCGGGCACGACGGCTACGAGGCCGACGACGTGCTCGGCACGCTGGCCACCCGGGAGCCGGCGCCGGTGGAGGTGGTCTCCGGCGACCGGGACCTGTTCCAGCTCGTCGACGACGCGCGCGGGGTCCGGCTGCTCTACGTCGGGCGGGGGGTGGCGAAGCTGGAGGACTGCGACGACGCCGCGGTGCGGGCCAGGTACGGCGTCCCGGCCGCCGGTTATGCCGACTTCGCCGCGCTGCGCGGCGACCCCAGCGACGGGCTGCCAGGGGTGGCCGGCGTCGGCGACAAGACCGCCGCCCGCCTGGTCGACCGGTACGGCAGCCTGGACGCGATCCTGGCCGCGCTCGACGATCCGGCCGCCGGCTTCGCGCCGGGCCTGCGCGGCAAGCTGGCCGCCGCCCGCGACTACCTCGCCGTCGCCCCGACCGTGGTACGCGTGGCGCGCGACGTGCCGCTGCCACCGCTGCGGACCGAGCTGCCGACCGCGCCGGTCGACCCGGACGGGCTGCTCGCCCTCGCCGAGAAGTGGAACCTGGCCGGCCCGTGCCGCCGCCTGGTGGACGCCCTGGCCGGCTGA